A segment of the Serratia fonticola genome:
ATCGCCCGCGCGGTTTGAACCACGTCGCCTTTACCGTACGCGATATTCATGAAGTGATCGGTGGCGGTATCGCGATGAATAAAGAGCAGTGGAGCACCTTTATTGGCCCAGGCCGCCATCCTATCTCCTCTGCCTACTTCTGGTACGTCAATAGCCCGACCGGTGGCGCCTTTGAGTACTACACCAATGATGATTACCTGACAGAAAATTGGCAGCCGCGTGAGTTGGAGCATTCGCTGGTGTCTTTTACCGAATGGGCGGTAGAAGGGGGGATCGATCACGATACCCGCCGTCAGCACAAAAAAGCGGGGGCAGTATGAGTCAGCCAACCCGTGCGGGCATTGTTATTATCGGCGGTGGTCAGGCCGGGGGCTGGGCCGCGAAAACGCTGCGCGATCGCGGTTACAGCGGCAAGCTGACGGTGGTGAGTGACGAGCCTTATGACTTTTATGAACGCCCACCGCTCTCTAAAGCGGCGTTGCTGGATAGTAATGCACCACTCAGCCGTTTGTTCAGCGAAGAAGTGGTTGCCGAAATGAACATCGATTGGTATCGCCCGTTACGGGCTAACGCCATCGATGCCCAGCAGCAGATCGTCACCCTCAGTGATGGCAGCCAACTGCAGTTTGAACAACTGTTGCTTGCTACCGGTGGGCGGCCGCGCCTGCCGGATGCCCACTGGGCCAAGCATCCGCGCGTTATGACGCTGCGTTCCTGGGATGATGCAGCGCGTCTGCGTCAGGGCCTGCTGCAATGCAAAAAGCTGGCGATCGTCGGTGGCGGCTGGATCGGATTAGAGATTGCGGCCTCAGCACGCCAGTTGGGGGTTGCCGTGACGGTGTTTGAACGTCAACCCGCGCTGTGCATGCGCAGCGTTGGCCCCGAGGTTTCCCAGGCGCTGCTGGCGTTGCATCAGCAGCAGGGGGTGACCGTGCATTGTGATTGCGGCGAGATCCGGCTTGAGGATCGTGATGGTGAAGCCTGGATTAGCAGCGGCAGCAGTGATGCACAACCTTTCGATCTGGTGGTCGTCGGCATTGGTGTTGAGCTGAATCTGGAACTGGCACACAGCGCCGGGTTGAGCATTGACGCCGGGATCGTCGTGGATGGGCAAGGTCGTACCAGCCACCCGGCCATTTTTGCAGCTGGTGATGTGGCGCGCCATCCTACGCTCGGCCTGTGCCTGCAATCCTGGGCGTATGCGCAGAATCAGGCGATCAGCACCGCCTGTGCGATGTTGGATGCGTTCGCTGCCCCCTACGACGATGTGGCCTGGCTGTGGTCAGATCAATACGGCACCAATATTCAAATCCTCGGTGTTCCGCTCGGCGGTGTCCACCAGATAGTACGCCGGACACCACAGTCGCAAGTGTTCTTCACGCTGAATGCCGATCGGCAACTGGTGCAGATGGTAGCGTTCAACGATGCCCGCACTATCAAGCTGGGTAAACGCTGGCTGGCCAGCGGACGGGTACTGGATCCGCAGCAACTGGCGGATGTGGAGTTTTCTCTGATGGCGCTGAAATAACGCCCGACCTAAGGGAGCGTTTCATGACTACGCAAGATATTGACGCCCGCAGCAGTCGGGTGGGGGATGCTGTTGCCGAAAATTCGCCAACCCGCGTGCGTTGGTCAGTGCCGGTCGCCCTGTTTGCCTGCGTGCTGCTGGCGTTTTTCGACAAGATCAGCATTGCAGCACTGTTTTCTGACACCGAGTTTCAGCAGGCAATGGGCATTGGTTTTGATCCCACCCGGCTTGGGTTGCTGATGAGTGCTTTTTTATTCTCCTACGGCTTCTCCTCAATGGTGTTAAGTGGCATTGGCGATCGGCTCAACCCGGTCAAAGTGCTGGTTGGCATGATGGTGACCTGGGGTGTGCTGATGGTGCTGATGGGGATGACGCGTTCCTATCACACCATGATGACGCTGCGCATTCTGCTTGGCATCGCCGAAGGACCACTGTTACCCATGGCCTATGCAATTGTACGGCACGCTTTTCCGCAACGTTTGCAGGCGCGAGCCACCATGTTGTGGTTGTTGGGCACGCCGTTAGGGGCTGCACTGGGCTTCCCGGTGACACTGTTCATCCTCAGCCGTTTTAACTGGGAAACCACCTTCTTCTTTATGGCGTTTCTGACGCTGCCGGTGATGTTGCTGGTGCTATTTGGCATGCGTCATCTGAACGTGGCTCGCCCGGCGGCGCTGACGGTGAGCAAACCGGCGATTGCCGAACGTAAACAGCTACGCCGCGAGCTGTTCCGTACCCCGCATTTCTGGATGATTTGCCTGTTTAATATCGCGTTTCTGACTTATCTGTGGGGCATGAACGGCTGGTTACCCAGTTATCTGATCAAGGGCAAAGGCATTCATCTGGAACACGCCGGTTACCTGTCCTCGCTGCCGTTTATTGCCATGTTACTCGGCGAAGTTGTGGGAGCCTGGCTGTCGGACAAACTGGATCGCCGTGCGTTGGCCTGCTTTGTCTCGCTGTGTGGCGCCGGAATAGGTTTGGGCGTGGTGCTGCATCTGCAAGGCACCTACAGCGTGATCGCCGCAATGGCCTTCAGCACCTTTATGTGGGGAGCCGGTGCGCCAAACATCTTTGCGCTGTTGGCCAAGGCCACCAGTAGCCGCGTGAGTGCCACCGCAGGCGGCATTTTTAATGGCTTAGGCAATTTTGCCGGTGCGTTGGCTCCGGTGCTGATGGGGGCGTTGATCGCCGCCACCGGCAATATGGATAACGGTTTGCTGTTCCTGGTGGTGATGGCCTTTGTGGGTTGCGCCATTCTGCTGCCGTTACTGAAGAAGTATTGATGCAACGAAGGAGAGAGACATGTCCCAGGTTGAGAATAAAGTCGGTATCAAGCCGCAGGATCTGACAATGGAGAAGTGGGTGGAATCGCGTATCGCCCGTTTCGAGGGCCGTAAATATGACTGGAACGCGCTGAAGTTCCAGGCGGATTACGATCCGAAATACCGCCGCGCGCAGATGCGCTATATCGGCACCGGTGCCACCGGTGTGGTCAGCGATACCAATACTATCCCGGCGGGAAACTTTACCTTTTCCACCATGGTGTTGCCGTCAAAATGCGAAGGGCCATTGCACCTGCATGACGACGTAGAAGAAGTGTTCTTCATGCTCAAGGGCAGCATTACGCTGATGATCCAGGATGGCGAAGAGTATTACGAAACCATTCTGAAAGAACGGGATCTGATTTCAGTACCGGCGGGGATCTATCGCGGTTTGTTCAACCATGGCGAAGAAGAAGCCCTGATGTGCGTGATGCTTGGCACTGCCAAGCCGGAAACGCCGACCTACCCGGCCGATCACCCCCTGTCTAAAGTGAAACGTAACTGATGAACGCTTTACCGGAACGCCAGCAGACAAATTGCGGTGGCTACCTGCTGGGGTGGCGCGAAGCTGGACATGGTCGGGCAGTGGTGTTGCTGCATGGCATCAGTTCCGGGTCCGCTTCCTGGGTTAAGCAGTTCAGCGATGGCCTCCTGACCGCGGGCCATCGCCTGATTGCCTGGGATGCACCGGGTTATGGTGGCAGCGGTGCATTGGCACAGAAAGAGCCGGACGCAGCGGACTATGCCAGAGCGCTGGCGGTGTTGATCGCTGAATTGAAGTTGCAGCAACCGTTGATTGTTGGGCATTCGCTCGGCGCGTTGATCGGCAGTGCCTACGCGGCGGCGTATCCTGATGAGATATGTGGACTGGTGCTGGCCGATCCGGCACAAGGCTATGCCAGCGCACCAGCGGAAAAACGCCAGCAGGTGTATGACCAGCGTAAACAGATGATCGAAACGCTTGGCCCGCAAGGCTATGGCGAACAACGCGCGGCGGCACTGCTGCGTGCAGGTGCGGACCCACAGGATATTGCCTGGGTATGTCGCGGTATGCAGCAGCTCAATCCGGCGGGTTTTCTCAGTGCGGCGTGGATGCTGGCTAATGACGATATCAACCCCTATCTGTTGCGTTACCGGGGGCCAATGCAGGTGTGGTGTGGGAGTGAGGATCGCATCACTCCGGTGCAAGGGGCTGCAACGCTGGCGCAACAACAAGATGCGCCGATGCGCCTGATCGAAGCCGCCGGGCATGCCAGTTATCTTGATGCACCTGCGGTATTTAACCGTTATTTGCAGGATTTTACGGGGGCAATCCAACCATGAATTTTCAAATTGAAGGGCGGGTGGCGGTGGTTACCGGGGGCTCCTCGGGGATTGGCTTTGAAACGCTGCGCCTGCTGCTGGCGGAAGGGGCGAAGGTGGCCTTCTGTGGCCGTAACCAAGACAAGCTTGCCAGCGCCGAAGCCAGCCTGCGTGAAGCGTTTCCCCAGGCGCAGATCCTGGCGTTGCGCTGTGACGTGCTGGATGTCGGGCAGGTTGAGCGGTTCGCCCAACAGGTCAGCAGTCATTTTGGCGCGGTGGATATGTTGATCAACAACGCCGGGCAAGGCTTTGTGGCGCATTTCGATCAGACGCCACGGGAAGCCTGGCTGCATGAAGCTGAACTTAAGCTGTTCGGGGTGATTAACCCGGTGCAGGCATTTTTACCGACGTTGGAACGTTCGGATATTGCCTCTATTACCTGCGTAAACTCGCTGCTGGCGCTGCAACCGGAAGAACACATGATTGCCACTTCGGCCGCCCGGGCT
Coding sequences within it:
- a CDS encoding NAD(P)/FAD-dependent oxidoreductase; this translates as MSQPTRAGIVIIGGGQAGGWAAKTLRDRGYSGKLTVVSDEPYDFYERPPLSKAALLDSNAPLSRLFSEEVVAEMNIDWYRPLRANAIDAQQQIVTLSDGSQLQFEQLLLATGGRPRLPDAHWAKHPRVMTLRSWDDAARLRQGLLQCKKLAIVGGGWIGLEIAASARQLGVAVTVFERQPALCMRSVGPEVSQALLALHQQQGVTVHCDCGEIRLEDRDGEAWISSGSSDAQPFDLVVVGIGVELNLELAHSAGLSIDAGIVVDGQGRTSHPAIFAAGDVARHPTLGLCLQSWAYAQNQAISTACAMLDAFAAPYDDVAWLWSDQYGTNIQILGVPLGGVHQIVRRTPQSQVFFTLNADRQLVQMVAFNDARTIKLGKRWLASGRVLDPQQLADVEFSLMALK
- a CDS encoding MFS transporter: MTTQDIDARSSRVGDAVAENSPTRVRWSVPVALFACVLLAFFDKISIAALFSDTEFQQAMGIGFDPTRLGLLMSAFLFSYGFSSMVLSGIGDRLNPVKVLVGMMVTWGVLMVLMGMTRSYHTMMTLRILLGIAEGPLLPMAYAIVRHAFPQRLQARATMLWLLGTPLGAALGFPVTLFILSRFNWETTFFFMAFLTLPVMLLVLFGMRHLNVARPAALTVSKPAIAERKQLRRELFRTPHFWMICLFNIAFLTYLWGMNGWLPSYLIKGKGIHLEHAGYLSSLPFIAMLLGEVVGAWLSDKLDRRALACFVSLCGAGIGLGVVLHLQGTYSVIAAMAFSTFMWGAGAPNIFALLAKATSSRVSATAGGIFNGLGNFAGALAPVLMGALIAATGNMDNGLLFLVVMAFVGCAILLPLLKKY
- a CDS encoding cupin domain-containing protein; translation: MSQVENKVGIKPQDLTMEKWVESRIARFEGRKYDWNALKFQADYDPKYRRAQMRYIGTGATGVVSDTNTIPAGNFTFSTMVLPSKCEGPLHLHDDVEEVFFMLKGSITLMIQDGEEYYETILKERDLISVPAGIYRGLFNHGEEEALMCVMLGTAKPETPTYPADHPLSKVKRN
- a CDS encoding alpha/beta fold hydrolase, which gives rise to MNALPERQQTNCGGYLLGWREAGHGRAVVLLHGISSGSASWVKQFSDGLLTAGHRLIAWDAPGYGGSGALAQKEPDAADYARALAVLIAELKLQQPLIVGHSLGALIGSAYAAAYPDEICGLVLADPAQGYASAPAEKRQQVYDQRKQMIETLGPQGYGEQRAAALLRAGADPQDIAWVCRGMQQLNPAGFLSAAWMLANDDINPYLLRYRGPMQVWCGSEDRITPVQGAATLAQQQDAPMRLIEAAGHASYLDAPAVFNRYLQDFTGAIQP
- a CDS encoding SDR family oxidoreductase; translation: MNFQIEGRVAVVTGGSSGIGFETLRLLLAEGAKVAFCGRNQDKLASAEASLREAFPQAQILALRCDVLDVGQVERFAQQVSSHFGAVDMLINNAGQGFVAHFDQTPREAWLHEAELKLFGVINPVQAFLPTLERSDIASITCVNSLLALQPEEHMIATSAARAALLNMTLTLSKELVGKGIRVNSILLGMVESGQWRRRFSERQDKEQSWEQWTAAIAERRGIPMGRLGKPQEPARALLFLASPMASFTTGAALDVSGGFNRHL